A stretch of DNA from Planctomycetaceae bacterium:
AGCGGCCGGAGTGTCGTGGGCGGATCGCTGGAATGCAACCGGTCTCAACCCGACGTCCCCGCGAACCCGACACCGTCGTGCAATCGAGTGATCTTTCCGGTTCCGGGACCGTGCCAACCGCAATCGGCCGGACGTTGCAGCCGCGTGAAAGCCTCGTCGGGTTGTGCCGGACGGATTTCGGCCTCGTTCGAACCCGCGATCGGTTTAGCCAAGTTGGCTGCGGAACACTTCGGCACCGGCCCTGATCGCGTCGTCGAGCTTGTCGACAAGTCTGGCTCCGGCTTCAGCCATGTCCGGTCGGCCACCACCTCCTCCGCCGGCGGCCTGCGCGGCGGCTTTCACGACATTGCCGGCGTTAAGGCCCTTGTCTTTGATAAGCGGCTTACTCACGGCAGCAATCAGGGCCACCTTGCCGTCGATCTCAGCTCCGAGGATGACGGCCACCGGACTGTGTTTGTCGCGCAGTTGGTCGACGAAATCTCGCAGACTTTCGCGGGAGACGTTGTGCAGCTTTTCCGCGATCAGGCTGACGCCTTTCACTTCCTGGGCTTTGGCGACGAGGTCTCCGATGGCGTCTGAAACGGAAGCCGATGTCAGTTCGGCGATCTGCCGGCTCAGGTCTTTCAGTTGTGACTGCAAAGCATCCACGCGAACCGGAAGGTCGGCAGGTTGATTGGCTTTCAGTTGTCTTTGAAGCTGGGAAATCAGTTCGTCGGATTCGCGGCTTTTCTGCAGAGCCCTGGGGCCGGTCAGAGCCGTGATGCGGCGAACTCCCTTGGCGACGGGTTCTTCCGAAGTCACTCGGCATAAACCAACCTGGCCGGTGTTGGTCAGGTGAGTTCCTCCGCAGAGTTCAACGCTGAAGTCACCCATCGTGACGACGCGCACGTTGTCCGGGTATTTCTCCCCGAACAGCGCCATGGCTCCCCGTTTTCGGGCCTCGTCGATCGGCAGGACTTCCGTGTTGACGGTGGCTCCGCTGGCGATTTGAGCGTTGATGATGTCTTCAACCTGGCGGACTTCCTCACGTGACAACGCCTGCTTGTGGGCAAAGTCAAACCGCAGGGCATCTTCTTCGACCCGTGATCCCCGCTGCGTGGCCTTGTCGCCGATCGTCTTGTGCAGAGCATGATGCAGGATGTGCGTGGCGGAATGGGCTCGCCGAATCCCTGCGCGGCGATCCGTGTCAACGGAGGCGGTCACCATATCGCCGACCGAAATCGACCCTTTTCGCAGGCGAGCTTCGTGGACGAACAGTGTCTGGTTGTGTTTCTGAGTGTCCGTGACCTCAAGTTCGGTTTCCGGCCCGCCGGTATGATGCTTCGGCTCCCGGTCGCGATCATAGAAATGCCTGTCGAGTTCGCTGATGGGCGGCTTTTGCAGCCAGCCCGTGTCGCCGATCTGGCCGCCGGATTCGCCGTAAAACGGAGTTCGGTCGAGAACCACACCCACGGGGCCGGAGTAGCCTTCCGGCACGGCGTCGACAGACTTCTTGTCGACGATCAGGCCGACCACGCGGGCTTCGGCGGTCAGAGTTTCGTAGCCGAGGAATTCGGTGTCACCGTGTTGCTTGCGAATCAGATCCAGCGGTCCGGCGGCCATCACGCTGATTGTACGGCCGCCGCGGCTGATGCCTTCGTGTTCCGTCATGCGTTCATTGAAGCGGGCACGATCGATCTTCAGACCGCGATCGTGGGCAATCGCTTCCGTAAGTTCGATCAGGAATCCATCTTCCGTGTGCAGCGTGAAAGCATCGTCCCCGCTGATGATTCCCTTTGCCGACCTGGCAGAGGAGGCCAGTGAATCAAAGCGGCTCAGGCCGCGGTCGATTGTTCCCAGAAACTGCGATTCTTCCTCACGGACCGTGTTCTGAACGCTGTCAACGGTGCTGGCCAGTTCCGGGTACGCGTCGCCCATGACGTCAACAACCGCGGGAACGATCTGAAACAGGAACGGATCGCGTTTGCCCAGCAGATAGCCTTCCAGCAACGCGCGGCGCAGCAACTGGCGGACGACATAATTCTGCTTCTCCTTGTCCGGAATGACTCCTTCGTGAACGCAGAATGTCACCGCGCGAATGTGATCGGCAATGCGGCGAATGGCACGTCCCTGTGGAGAACTGAACTCGTACCGAATGCCGACAACATCCGCTGATGCACGGCACAGCGGCTTCAGTACGTCGTTTTCGAAGTTGCTGAGGACTCCCTGAAGCACTGCGGCCGTGCGTTCGAGTCCCATTCCGGTATCGATGTTTTTCGAGGGCAAGGGACGCAGATTGTCCGGCGGATCTCCGACTCGATTGAACTGCGTAAACACCAGGTTCCAGATTTCGACGTCACCGTCGATGCCGGGTGGATGGTAGAAAATCTCGCTGCACGGTCCGCAGACTCCGTCAGGACCGGCACTCGGGGCACTCGCCGGCCAGAAGTTCTCGTCTTCCTCCAGGCAGGCAATGCGGTCGGCCGGCACGCCGACTTCGTCCTTCCAGATGTTCAAAGCCTCTTCATCAAAGCCGTGGGCTCCCTGATACACGCTGACTGTCAGCCGATCCTTATCCAGCCCCAGCCACCGTTTGTCGGTCAGGAATTCCCAGGCCCAGTGAATGGCTTCCTTCTTGAAGTAGTCGCCGAAGGAAAAATTCCCCAGCATTTCAAAAAACGTGTGATGATAGGCGGTCACACCCACATTGCTGATGTCGCCGGTTCGCAGGCACTTCTGGCACGTGGTGGCTTTGGTGAACTCCAGCTTGCCGATTCCCATGAACTCGTTCTTGAACTGATTCATGCCGGCCGGTGTAAACAGCACGGTCGGGTCGTCACGCGGCACCAGGACGTCACTGGGGCGTCGCAGGCAGCCCTTGCCTTCAAAGAACGAAAGGTATTTTTCGCGAAGTTCGTTAGTTTTCATGGCACCGGAGCCGGGTCGTCGGAGGTTCAAATGGTCATGGAATGCGGAACGATAGCAGACGCCCGTGGAGTGAGAAGCAGGAGAATCGAGCGATGCAGCGCCGTGAGGCTGGCGCGGTGTGCCCGCAAGCCGTCCCCGCCATTTCCCGCCGAACGGAGCGGGGGAGTCCGATCCCGGATTGCGTACGGCTTTTCCCTGCGAGGAGTCTCGCACGTCTGCGGATCGAACCGTCAGGCGTCCAGGATGCAGCGAGCGACGAGTTCCGTGTCGCTGAGGTCGTCCAGCAGTTCGTCAGGGTCATGTGCCGCAAGTTCCTGACGTGAGTACCTGCCGGTTGCAACCGCGATGATTCGCGCACCGACGGCACGAGCACAGCGGATGTCGGCCGGCGTGTCACCGATCACGCAGGCTTCTGATCCGTCCACCGTTCGACCGGCGGCTTTCGCCAGCGCCGCGACGGCCATGCGTGCGACATCGTCGCGGTCTGCGTGCTGATCGCCGTATCCTCCCGGACTGTGGCCGTTCCGCCGGAAGAAGCGATCGAGATCGAAGTGACGGAGCTTCACGGCGGCGCCCTGCGCGTAGTTGCCTGTCAGCAGACTCAGGGTGACATGTTCGAATTCGGCCAGT
This window harbors:
- the alaS gene encoding alanine--tRNA ligase — translated: MKTNELREKYLSFFEGKGCLRRPSDVLVPRDDPTVLFTPAGMNQFKNEFMGIGKLEFTKATTCQKCLRTGDISNVGVTAYHHTFFEMLGNFSFGDYFKKEAIHWAWEFLTDKRWLGLDKDRLTVSVYQGAHGFDEEALNIWKDEVGVPADRIACLEEDENFWPASAPSAGPDGVCGPCSEIFYHPPGIDGDVEIWNLVFTQFNRVGDPPDNLRPLPSKNIDTGMGLERTAAVLQGVLSNFENDVLKPLCRASADVVGIRYEFSSPQGRAIRRIADHIRAVTFCVHEGVIPDKEKQNYVVRQLLRRALLEGYLLGKRDPFLFQIVPAVVDVMGDAYPELASTVDSVQNTVREEESQFLGTIDRGLSRFDSLASSARSAKGIISGDDAFTLHTEDGFLIELTEAIAHDRGLKIDRARFNERMTEHEGISRGGRTISVMAAGPLDLIRKQHGDTEFLGYETLTAEARVVGLIVDKKSVDAVPEGYSGPVGVVLDRTPFYGESGGQIGDTGWLQKPPISELDRHFYDRDREPKHHTGGPETELEVTDTQKHNQTLFVHEARLRKGSISVGDMVTASVDTDRRAGIRRAHSATHILHHALHKTIGDKATQRGSRVEEDALRFDFAHKQALSREEVRQVEDIINAQIASGATVNTEVLPIDEARKRGAMALFGEKYPDNVRVVTMGDFSVELCGGTHLTNTGQVGLCRVTSEEPVAKGVRRITALTGPRALQKSRESDELISQLQRQLKANQPADLPVRVDALQSQLKDLSRQIAELTSASVSDAIGDLVAKAQEVKGVSLIAEKLHNVSRESLRDFVDQLRDKHSPVAVILGAEIDGKVALIAAVSKPLIKDKGLNAGNVVKAAAQAAGGGGGGRPDMAEAGARLVDKLDDAIRAGAEVFRSQLG
- a CDS encoding haloacid dehalogenase-like hydrolase, which produces MTNTTMNPKYILFDIDGTLLNTGGAGQRAMERALVEEFCVDFPFEGILTAGRTDRGIVSEIFARYGIEDTETERERFRSAYLNRLPECLREQSGLLLPGVVSLLERLAEFEHVTLSLLTGNYAQGAAVKLRHFDLDRFFRRNGHSPGGYGDQHADRDDVARMAVAALAKAAGRTVDGSEACVIGDTPADIRCARAVGARIIAVATGRYSRQELAAHDPDELLDDLSDTELVARCILDA